In a genomic window of Numenius arquata chromosome 5, bNumArq3.hap1.1, whole genome shotgun sequence:
- the ADISSP gene encoding adipose-secreted signaling protein: MATASKGSKAKGGGVRFAPSQPAEGTHGHVHFDEKLHDSVVMVMQEKDGSFLVKVGFLKILHKYEITFLLPLVQRLGKDVCAVPLPNLNLRVISVTTLPEGYSVKCEYTAHKEGVLKEEMVLASETGEGACVKVVVQARVMDRHHGTPMLLDGVRCIGAELEYDSEQSDWHGFD, translated from the exons ATGGCTACGGCTAGCAAGG GCAGCAAGGCAAAGGGCGGGGGTGTGCGCTTCGCCCCCAGCCAACCCGCTGAAGGGACCCATGGCCACGTGCACTTCGACGAGAAGCTCCACGACTCGGTGGTGATGGTGATGCAGGAGAAGGATGGCAGCTTCCTTGTCAAG GTGGGATTCCTGAAGATCCTCCACAAGTACGAGATCACGTTCCTCCTGCCCTTGGtgcagaggctggggaaggaTGTCTGTGCCGTGCCTCTCCCCAACCTTAACCTCCGAGTCATCAGTGTCACCACCCTACCAGAAG GCTACAGCGTGAAGTGCGAGTACACGGCGCACAAGGAGGGGGTCCTGAAGGAGGAGATGGTTCTGGCCAGTGAGACTGGTGAAGGTGCCTGTGTCAAGGTGGTGGTACAAGCCCGTGTCATGG ACCGGCACCATGGCACGCCAATGCTCCTGGATGGGGTGCGCTGCATCGGTGCGGAGCTGGAGTATGACTCGGAGCAGAGCGACTGGCACGGCTTTGACTAG